The Cryomorphaceae bacterium sequence GATGTTAAAGCGCTCTGCAACCGCGTTGGATACATCGCGGTATCGCAGTAAATCAATGAAGTGAAGATCTGTATGCTCGTCCGGAGAAAAACCTTGCTCAAACTGACGCAGCACCATGCTGCTGATACCGCAACGTGTACTGTGCTTAAACAGCAACACGCGACGGGTGGCCGATAATGAAATGATGTCTTCCAGTTGTGAAACGTCAGTGAGGTGCTTCCAATTCAGGCCCTGCTCCTGCTCCGGAGAAGATCCTGCAAAAAAGCGATTGAAAAAGCTAATTAATGCCATGGTGCGACAAAGGTAGCGGATTTGATGCCTTGGTTAACAAGCCATGGGCGCGAAAAGTTTTTTGAGAGTGTGTTGCAGTTCAAAGTCAAACCTCAACCACTCAACGCCGCCTACTACCCTTTTTCCTGCCGGTTTTTTTGCGCCCGGACCCTGCGGGCTTCCGCTTTTTCTCATGAAAAGCACCGAGGTATTCGGGGTCTTCCTTTTGTTTGCGCAAATCGAGCGTACGGGCAATTTCCTGCTCTTCGTCAGGTAAGTAGGGTTGCAATACCACTGTTTCGGGCAGGGTCAGTTCGGGGATTTCCTTTTTAATGGCCTTTTCGATGCGTTTTAAAAAGTGCAGTTCCACATCGTTTACAAAGCTCAGGGCAATACCCTCTCGGGTAGCGCGGCCGGTTCGTCCCACCCGGTGAATAAAGTGCTCGGGATCTGGGCCCAACTCAAAATTAATCACGTGCGACACCTCGCTCACATCAATACCCCGTGAGGCCACATCCGTTGCCACCAAAATCCGCAATGCTCCACCACGAAAAGCCTCAAAAGCGTTGATTCTGCTTTGCTGCCCCTTGTTGGCGTGAAGAATCTTCACCACCTCGCCGTACTTGCGTTGAAGATACCTGCCAAGGTTTTCGGCTGTGGTGCGCGAGCGGGTAAAAATCAGCACCCGCTGAAACGTTTCCTCGTTGGCCAACAATTGCTCCAGCAGCATGAGCTTGGTTTTGAAATTGGGCACACGATAATAGTAGAGCGCAATGGTTTCGGTGGTTTTTTCAGAAGTGGAAATGCGAATGTCGGTAGGAAATTCCAGGAATTCCGCGCTGAGTTCTTCCACGCGTTTGGAAAAGGTAGCCGAAAAAAGCAGATTCTGCCTTTTGCGCGGAATCACCTCCAGGATAGAGCGCAATTGCGGCATAAAACCCATATCCATCAAGCGATCGGCTTCATCCAGCACCAAAGTGTGTACTTTTTTCACCACAATGGCACCCTCAAGGTAAAGGTCCATAAACCTGCCCGGGGTAGCAATAACGAGGTCCACCCCTGTTTCAATCTGCTTACGCTGCTCAGTTTTCCCTTTTCCGCCATACACCGTGGCAATGCGCAAATCGGTGTATTTGGCCAGCTCGCGCGCCATGTCATCCACCTGTATGGCCAGCTCCCTGGTGGGAACAAAAATGAGCATGCGCGGCGCATCGCCCTGTGCGTAATTGAGTTTGCGCAGCAATGGCAGGAGGTAGGCAGCGGTTTTTCCGGTACCTGTTTGGGCCACGCCAATCACATCCTGACCTGAAAAAATCACCGGAATGGCCTTGCGCTGAATCGGCGTGGGCTCAGTGTAGCCCATATCATCTACGGCCTGCAAAAACTGGCGCGTAAGTGGCAAATCCGTAAACTGAGTGTCTGACATGGTTTTCGCTTGGCGGTAAAGGTCGTTGAAAAGTTCAGCGGGTTCAAATTATATTTCTTTTTTTTGCGGTAACTCCACTGCACGAAACCATGCAAGCACAGGATTTGGATTTTAGCGATATCCGCCCTTTTCACGACGATGAGGTGCCGGCGGCCATTGAGCGCGTGCTGCAAAACAAGAGCTTTGAGAAGCTGGTAGAATTCGTGTATCCAGAAACGCCACGCGAGCAGATTTACCGCATGATGCGTTCTTGTCGCAATGTGTTCGACTTTCAAAAAAACATCTCAAGAACGGCGGTTAAAGCGGTATTGAAGCGGTCTTCGGAAGGCTTAAGCTACAGCGGCTTTCAAAACATTGACCCCCATTGCGGACACCTTTTTATCAGCAACCACCGTGATATTATTCTGGATTCTGCCATATTGAATATCAGCTTGATAGATGAAGGAATTCCGAGCACCGAAACGGCCATCGGGAGTAACCTGCTTTCATTTACCTTGGCCGAGGACCTGAGTAAGCTCAACAAAAATTTCATTGTAAAGCGAAATGTGCCGCAAAAGGAGATGTACAACAACTCGCTCAAACTATCGGCCTACATCCACAGCCGCATCGCGGAAAACACTTCGGTGTGGCTGGCTCAACGTGAAGGTCGCAGCAAAGATGGTATTGACCGTACCCAACCTGGATTGCTCAAAATGCTCACCATTGGTTTTGAAGGGGCCTACGCAGACTGCTTTCACTCGCTGCACCTGTTGCCCATGACCATTTCATACGAATTTGACCCCTGCGATTTCCTGAAAGCACGAGAGCTGAAAACGATGCGTACCGAAGGTGCATACACCAAAGGCAAAAACGAAGACCTGCAAAGCATGATAACCGGCGTGCTGGGGCGCAAGGGACGCATTCATTTGCAGGTTGGCACCCCTTTCGACGATGCCATTGAGACCCTGCGTGAAGAGCGCAATAAAAACGAAAAAATCAGGATACTCGCCGAAATCATTGACCGCCGGATTAACAGGGGTTACAAACTCTGGCCCACCAATTACATAGCTCATGATATGCTGCACGCTTCGGATCACAACCGGGAGTACTACACACCTGAGGACCGCGAGCGTTTTGAGGATTACCTCCATCACCAGCTCGCTCAATTGGATCAGCCCGATGACACCGACCGCGAAATTCTGCTAGGCATCTACGCCAACGCCGTTGATCGGGTTCGCGAAAGTCTTGGTTCGAGCAGTGCGAGCATTTAAAGTGAAATAGCTCCTTTATATTTCTCAGGGTCAAACTGCATCATTTCATCCAGCGTGCGCACTGTAACGGTGTGGTAACCCGGACGCGCGCGGGCGTAGATGCGCAAGGCCTCTTCCCTGCCCCAGTTTGAGTGATAAAGAGCCTCATACAAAGGACTCAGGAACTTGCGCCGACCCACCACGCGCAGAAAATCTTCAAGTTCTTCCAACACGTCGCGATAGCCGCGCTTCACGGCTACTTCCATCCACGCCGATTTGATTTCGGCGTTGCGGGCCTGTGTGAGGTAGAGATGCGCATCGAGTTCTTCCAATCGCTCTACTTCAATATTGGCGGGCAAATTTCGAATAAAGTGCAACCACTCGTGGGTGGTCCAGCGATCCACGGGTAAATCCTGCACAGTGATTTTGCGTTTGTACCACTCATCCAACAAACCTTCAATGGTGGTAAAACGATCTGAAACCGGCACCACAATATTGTCAGGAAGTCCGGTACCGTACACCCATTCATCAATTCCAATGCCTTCATCTCCGGATGTGAGCAACTCGGTACGCAGGTATTCCAGAAACATTTCGGTAGTGATGGACTGGAACGCGAACTCGGAGAAATAGGATTTCAAAAACCGGTCAAACCGCTCGCGGCCAACTGTCTCTTCAATCACGCGTAAAAAGTTGTAGCCCTTTTCGTAGGCTATGTCCGACATTCCTTCATCGGGGTCCTGTCCTGCAAGATCCAGTTTCAGGCGGGTAAGCGGGCTGTTATCGCCGTATTTTTCAACCGTTTCGAGCAGATCCTGAAAATCCAGCAGATTGATCATTTCCGAATAGTCAGCACCGTAAAGGTCTTCCATGATGCGCTTTTCGATGTACACCGTAAAGCCTTCATTGAGCCAGAAATCGTTCCATGTGGCATTGGTAACGAGGTTACCGCTCCACGAGTGCGCCAACTCGTGGGCAATGAGTGAAGTCAGTGATCTGTCGCCGGCAATGATGGTTGGCGTACTGAAGGTCAGTCTCGGATTTTCCATTCCACCAAACGGAAAACTCGGTGGCAACACAATGATATCGTAGCGTTCCCACGGATATGCACCGTATAGACGCTCGGCACTTTCGAGCATTCGCGGAGTATCTCCAAATTCGTACACTGCATCATCCAGCAAGGCAGGCTCGGCATACACCCCTACTCGCTCATCAACTGCCTCAAAAGCAAGCTGTCCTGCTGCCATTGAAATCAGGTAAGGCGGAATGGGCTGTTCCATGGTAAACTGGTACAAACCCGATGGATTGGGTTTTTGTGGGTTCGAAGCGCTCATCACGGCCATCATTCCCTCGGGAACCTGCACATTGGCAGTGTAGGTCAATCGAACACCAGGACTGTCCTGACAGGGAATCCAACTTCGGGCGAGAATGGCTTGACTTTGAGTGAAAAGGAAGGGGTAAATGCCGCCCAGGGTTTGCTCTGGTTGAAGCCACTGGAGAGCAGATGCGCGGGGTGATGTTTTGTAGTGAATGATCACTTTCCGCGTGTTTTTATTGAGCTGAATGGTAAGTTTCTGACCGAATTCATTGCCATGACCTATACTGTACATGACGCCGGTAGGTTGATCGTCCAGCACCACTTTCAAAATTTCGATACTGTCTATATCCAGCACCAGTTCATCGGCTCCGACTGCGCGAGAAATGTTGTAACTCGCTGCTCCGGTGATGATCTGCTCCTCGAAATCCACAAACATATCGAGGTCGAGATGGGTGGTTACTGCACGGTCGGGCCGCGAAAAGCTGTGCGGGTCTTCCACAAACACCGCGGTACGTGGTTCAGGGCTCACAGATTCAGACGAGTGGTCGGGTGACTGGCATCCGGCCAGAAAAACTATCAAAAACAGGGAAACAGTACGTAAAGAAAACATTGCTTGCGGGTTTAATGCTGCAAAGGTACGCTGAGAAAGCGTGCAGGCAGACCATATGGTCATCCTTTCGACCTGTAGCAGGCAAGTTTCGGTAAAAAAGCAGAATGGCTCTATCTGTTGGGCGCCACCGGCTGTATGAGCATCTGGACACCCTCAGGAATGAGCAAGAGGTTGTTGGAGCGGTCCACATCGGCCATTCGGTAGCTGGGATCAATTTCCACCATGCGGATGTCGGTTGCAGGGTATGGAAGGGTTACGATGTACGTGGGATTGGTCCATCGCCACGGTTCGCAGTCCACCACTTTCACATCGCTCTTGCCGTGCTTTTTACGTCCGTACATGATTTCCATGGGGATGTAGTGCAATTCGTCTTTTCCGTTTTTCTTCCTGATAACCAGCTCTACCGGCATGGGCATGCGCCCGTATCGCTCGAGGGTAATCAGCGTTTGGTTGCCTCGCTGTTCAAGTGAGCGAATGGCGTAGTCAATCACCTCTGTGGTATTCACAAAGTAATTGTGGTACCAGTCGAGTATCATGTTGGATTCTTTCTCGGCAATACGCAGAAAATCATTGGGCCTGGGGTGCTTGAATTTCCATTCGTTGAAATAGCGCAGCAACACCCTATCCAGTGTTTTCTGACCGATGATATAGCTCAATTGATGCAAATACACCTGCCCCTTATTGTAGGCGGCAATACCATAGGCGCGGTTGCTCTGGTAGTGATCACCGTGCATGGTAAGGGGGTCTTCTTCGGCGGTACCCGCAATGGAGAGATAGCCCGCATAGGCGCGCTGGTGCATCTCACGGGGTTCTTCTTCAATATCAAACAGGTGATTCATAATAATTTCACTGGCGTATGAAGTAAAACCTTCATCCATCCACGGGTACAGGAGTTCGTGTGTGGCGAGCAACATCTGGTACCAGCTGTGCATCACTTCGTGTACCGTAACTCCCACCAGGCTGCCAAAACTGCGTCGGCCGGTAATCAGTGTTGCCATGGGATACTCCATGCCGCCATCGCCACCCTGAATCACCGAATACTGCTTGTAGGGGTACTTGCCAAAGTGTTTGTTGGCGAAAGCGAAGGTCTCTGTGGTGTAGCCCGCCAGGTTGTACCAGTTTCGCACCATGGTAGAATCCACACCTTTAAAAAGGAAATGAAGCCGGAGGTCTTCGTCGGTGTCTATGTAAAAGTGATTGTACTCCGGATCGGCAGCCCACACAAAATCGTGTACCTGAGGCGCTACAAAATGCCAGGTAAGTTTATCTTTTCCAGTATGATCTACCTCCACGCCATCGTCCTGATAACCATATCCAATTTCGTTCGCGTTTTGCAAATATCCCGTGGCACCCAGTATATATTGGGCATCAATGGTGATTTTCACGTCAAAGTCGCCCCATATACCATAGAACTCGCGACCG is a genomic window containing:
- the ytxJ gene encoding bacillithiol system redox-active protein YtxJ, yielding MALISFFNRFFAGSSPEQEQGLNWKHLTDVSQLEDIISLSATRRVLLFKHSTRCGISSMVLRQFEQGFSPDEHTDLHFIDLLRYRDVSNAVAERFNIIHQSPQVLVIENGSCVLHASHHQILEMSLG
- a CDS encoding DEAD/DEAH box helicase yields the protein MSDTQFTDLPLTRQFLQAVDDMGYTEPTPIQRKAIPVIFSGQDVIGVAQTGTGKTAAYLLPLLRKLNYAQGDAPRMLIFVPTRELAIQVDDMARELAKYTDLRIATVYGGKGKTEQRKQIETGVDLVIATPGRFMDLYLEGAIVVKKVHTLVLDEADRLMDMGFMPQLRSILEVIPRKRQNLLFSATFSKRVEELSAEFLEFPTDIRISTSEKTTETIALYYYRVPNFKTKLMLLEQLLANEETFQRVLIFTRSRTTAENLGRYLQRKYGEVVKILHANKGQQSRINAFEAFRGGALRILVATDVASRGIDVSEVSHVINFELGPDPEHFIHRVGRTGRATREGIALSFVNDVELHFLKRIEKAIKKEIPELTLPETVVLQPYLPDEEQEIARTLDLRKQKEDPEYLGAFHEKKRKPAGSGRKKTGRKKGSRRR
- a CDS encoding glycerol acyltransferase, which encodes MQAQDLDFSDIRPFHDDEVPAAIERVLQNKSFEKLVEFVYPETPREQIYRMMRSCRNVFDFQKNISRTAVKAVLKRSSEGLSYSGFQNIDPHCGHLFISNHRDIILDSAILNISLIDEGIPSTETAIGSNLLSFTLAEDLSKLNKNFIVKRNVPQKEMYNNSLKLSAYIHSRIAENTSVWLAQREGRSKDGIDRTQPGLLKMLTIGFEGAYADCFHSLHLLPMTISYEFDPCDFLKARELKTMRTEGAYTKGKNEDLQSMITGVLGRKGRIHLQVGTPFDDAIETLREERNKNEKIRILAEIIDRRINRGYKLWPTNYIAHDMLHASDHNREYYTPEDRERFEDYLHHQLAQLDQPDDTDREILLGIYANAVDRVRESLGSSSASI
- a CDS encoding M1 family peptidase, with protein sequence MFSLRTVSLFLIVFLAGCQSPDHSSESVSPEPRTAVFVEDPHSFSRPDRAVTTHLDLDMFVDFEEQIITGAASYNISRAVGADELVLDIDSIEILKVVLDDQPTGVMYSIGHGNEFGQKLTIQLNKNTRKVIIHYKTSPRASALQWLQPEQTLGGIYPFLFTQSQAILARSWIPCQDSPGVRLTYTANVQVPEGMMAVMSASNPQKPNPSGLYQFTMEQPIPPYLISMAAGQLAFEAVDERVGVYAEPALLDDAVYEFGDTPRMLESAERLYGAYPWERYDIIVLPPSFPFGGMENPRLTFSTPTIIAGDRSLTSLIAHELAHSWSGNLVTNATWNDFWLNEGFTVYIEKRIMEDLYGADYSEMINLLDFQDLLETVEKYGDNSPLTRLKLDLAGQDPDEGMSDIAYEKGYNFLRVIEETVGRERFDRFLKSYFSEFAFQSITTEMFLEYLRTELLTSGDEGIGIDEWVYGTGLPDNIVVPVSDRFTTIEGLLDEWYKRKITVQDLPVDRWTTHEWLHFIRNLPANIEVERLEELDAHLYLTQARNAEIKSAWMEVAVKRGYRDVLEELEDFLRVVGRRKFLSPLYEALYHSNWGREEALRIYARARPGYHTVTVRTLDEMMQFDPEKYKGAISL
- a CDS encoding M1 family peptidase, encoding TYWQQHVDYKMEVEMNVEDWTYSGKQILTFTNNSPDTLNQVFYHLYFNAFKPGSMMDVRSQELPDPDRRVDDKIGKLEPNEYGILEPKTIRQDGKKLDFDVRETILQVPLKKPILPGAKTVLEMDFHGQVPPVIRRAGRNSREGIDLSMAQWYPKLCNYDHDGWHPNPYIGREFYGIWGDFDVKITIDAQYILGATGYLQNANEIGYGYQDDGVEVDHTGKDKLTWHFVAPQVHDFVWAADPEYNHFYIDTDEDLRLHFLFKGVDSTMVRNWYNLAGYTTETFAFANKHFGKYPYKQYSVIQGGDGGMEYPMATLITGRRSFGSLVGVTVHEVMHSWYQMLLATHELLYPWMDEGFTSYASEIIMNHLFDIEEEPREMHQRAYAGYLSIAGTAEEDPLTMHGDHYQSNRAYGIAAYNKGQVYLHQLSYIIGQKTLDRVLLRYFNEWKFKHPRPNDFLRIAEKESNMILDWYHNYFVNTTEVIDYAIRSLEQRGNQTLITLERYGRMPMPVELVIRKKNGKDELHYIPMEIMYGRKKHGKSDVKVVDCEPWRWTNPTYIVTLPYPATDIRMVEIDPSYRMADVDRSNNLLLIPEGVQMLIQPVAPNR